A window of Vibrio ishigakensis contains these coding sequences:
- a CDS encoding carbohydrate ABC transporter permease: MKLKNFSVGYVFLAPWIVYFAVFLLYPFFLSFESSFLNVNILTPENTRFVGFKNWISIVSDNLFWKSLFNVVFNQVIFVLLSFVMGLGLALLLHEISWCASLFRTVMFIPVITSITVAMIIFEFVSSPTGPVQNVMLNANVIEEPVFWKFEQWLPMPVIAVFSAWKWFGVQMIIFLGGIASIDKSLFEAADIDGASWWRKVRRITLPMLQPQIIFVMTINIINGLQMFVEVFMNFDLSGGPYQSALTPVLYLYQTGFEQMKMGEASTIGLMLALVIYLLTMMQLKITSKGAHE; the protein is encoded by the coding sequence ATGAAACTCAAGAACTTCAGTGTTGGGTATGTATTCCTTGCACCTTGGATAGTCTATTTCGCAGTATTTCTGCTTTATCCATTCTTTTTATCATTTGAAAGTAGTTTTCTAAATGTAAACATTCTAACGCCAGAAAATACCCGCTTTGTTGGGTTTAAAAACTGGATCTCTATCGTTAGCGATAATCTATTTTGGAAATCACTTTTCAACGTTGTATTTAATCAGGTCATCTTTGTTCTGCTTAGCTTTGTAATGGGATTAGGCTTAGCGTTATTACTTCATGAGATCAGTTGGTGCGCGAGTCTATTCCGTACAGTCATGTTCATTCCAGTAATTACCTCAATTACAGTTGCAATGATTATCTTTGAATTTGTATCTAGCCCTACAGGCCCAGTTCAAAATGTGATGCTGAATGCCAATGTTATTGAAGAGCCAGTTTTCTGGAAGTTCGAGCAATGGTTACCAATGCCTGTCATTGCCGTCTTCAGTGCGTGGAAGTGGTTCGGTGTGCAGATGATTATCTTCCTAGGTGGTATTGCGAGTATCGACAAGTCATTGTTTGAAGCAGCAGATATCGATGGTGCGTCATGGTGGAGAAAGGTTCGCCGTATTACTCTGCCTATGCTTCAACCTCAGATCATCTTTGTAATGACCATCAATATTATCAATGGCTTGCAGATGTTTGTGGAAGTATTCATGAACTTTGATTTGAGCGGTGGCCCTTATCAATCAGCCTTGACCCCTGTGCTTTATCTGTATCAAACCGGTTTCGAACAAATGAAGATGGGCGAGGCTTCAACCATCGGCCTAATGCTAGCCCTAGTTATCTATCTACTGACAATGATGCAATTGAAAATCACCAGTAAAGGAGCGCACGAATGA
- a CDS encoding Dps family protein — protein MTTKNLIGLDKVASEAISVELNKLLANYQVLYMNTRGYHWNIKGEQFFELHVKFEEIYTDLQTKVDELAERILTVGHTPDHSFSRYLEQSEIKEHIQAYRGKECVSGLVEGFSILVKHQRSILEMAGESNDEGTAALMGDYIREQEKLLWMLNAYLH, from the coding sequence ATGACAACAAAGAATCTTATCGGCTTAGACAAAGTAGCATCAGAGGCGATTTCAGTAGAGCTGAATAAACTGTTGGCAAACTACCAAGTGCTGTATATGAACACTCGCGGTTACCACTGGAATATCAAGGGCGAGCAGTTTTTTGAATTGCATGTGAAATTTGAAGAGATCTATACCGACCTGCAAACCAAGGTAGATGAACTAGCAGAGCGTATTTTGACTGTGGGTCACACGCCGGATCACAGCTTTAGTCGCTACCTTGAGCAGAGTGAAATCAAGGAACACATCCAAGCTTATCGTGGTAAAGAGTGTGTTTCTGGCTTGGTTGAGGGGTTCTCTATTCTAGTGAAGCATCAGCGCTCAATTCTAGAGATGGCGGGTGAGTCGAATGATGAGGGCACGGCAGCTCTGATGGGTGATTACATCCGAGAGCAAGAAAAGCTGCTTTGGATGCTAAACGCATACCTGCACTGA
- a CDS encoding glycoside hydrolase family 3 N-terminal domain-containing protein: protein MEAYKNPNLALEVRVQDLLERMTLAEKVGQLCQSPMLDYQDNRKQYLEKIRNGEWGSRILADTAWAGNAPGESVEPEQINEIQRVAVEESRLGIPIIFARDVIYGQATVLPIPLAQASSWNPQLVEKAYRGVAKEAASLGINWTFAPMLDIVRDPRWGRVIESSGEDPYLGAQFAIAVVNGFQGENPSDPDSILACAKHFIGYGAAEGGRDYDTTEITDNTLHNVYLPAFEAAVEAGVATLMTGFNDLGGTPTTSTKDLINGWLKSDKGFDGMVVSDWGSIADLEYFGVSADKKAAAKKALLSGVDMAMTNEAYEGHLEGLVSLEPALEDAINEATSRVLLAKFKAGLFEKPYVDPNVHKHILRHPEHIMDALELAEQSMVLLKNRDNLLPLSDKDLKVAVIGPHAHSKRQHLGSWCLDGKAEDVTSIAEGTAKIAPNIDLLTEESSFSDEMVECAHRADVVVLCVGESHRRTGEARNIAELTLPPGQEQLIEAIGQTGKPLIVVQCTGRPVPSPMTERYADALLQAWQSGTETGLAVARLLFGQAVPSGKLSMTVPRSTGQIPMYYGRKQIGKKRDFLDYMPYKDSPESPLYPFGFGLSYTQFSYRNLSVERSTLGTEQTQTVSVTVENTGGVAALETVQCYIRRKAATTTRPLRELKAFEKVHLAPGESRVVEFELTPKQLSYYGAEKCFKNDEGDIEVFVGSSSEAKHSVSFAVKD, encoded by the coding sequence ATGGAAGCGTATAAGAATCCAAACTTGGCTCTAGAGGTGCGTGTTCAGGATCTATTGGAGCGAATGACTCTCGCGGAAAAAGTAGGGCAGCTATGCCAATCCCCAATGCTTGATTATCAAGATAACCGCAAACAGTACCTTGAAAAGATACGAAATGGTGAGTGGGGTTCAAGGATCTTAGCCGATACGGCGTGGGCAGGTAATGCCCCGGGTGAGAGCGTTGAGCCAGAGCAGATCAATGAGATCCAAAGAGTCGCGGTGGAAGAGAGTCGTCTTGGAATCCCAATTATTTTTGCCAGAGACGTTATTTACGGGCAAGCAACAGTACTACCAATTCCACTAGCTCAGGCTTCATCGTGGAATCCTCAGCTGGTTGAAAAAGCCTACAGAGGTGTTGCCAAAGAAGCGGCTTCTTTAGGCATTAACTGGACCTTCGCCCCTATGCTAGACATAGTGCGCGACCCAAGATGGGGACGTGTTATTGAGAGTAGTGGTGAGGACCCGTATCTCGGGGCGCAGTTTGCTATAGCTGTTGTAAATGGCTTTCAAGGCGAGAACCCGAGTGATCCTGATTCTATTCTTGCCTGTGCAAAGCACTTCATTGGCTATGGCGCTGCTGAAGGTGGTCGCGACTACGATACTACGGAAATTACGGATAACACCTTACATAACGTGTATCTGCCTGCGTTTGAAGCAGCTGTCGAGGCGGGTGTAGCAACTTTGATGACAGGTTTTAATGATCTGGGCGGTACTCCTACGACATCGACGAAAGACCTTATCAACGGATGGCTTAAGTCCGACAAGGGCTTCGATGGAATGGTGGTGAGTGACTGGGGATCAATTGCAGACCTTGAGTATTTCGGTGTATCTGCAGATAAGAAAGCCGCCGCTAAGAAAGCGCTGCTCTCAGGCGTTGATATGGCGATGACCAATGAAGCCTATGAGGGGCATCTTGAGGGCTTGGTTTCTTTGGAACCTGCGTTGGAAGATGCAATAAATGAGGCAACAAGCAGAGTTCTACTGGCTAAATTCAAAGCTGGTTTGTTTGAAAAGCCTTACGTAGACCCGAATGTTCATAAGCATATTCTTCGTCATCCTGAGCATATTATGGATGCGTTGGAATTGGCCGAGCAGAGTATGGTGCTTCTAAAAAATAGAGATAACCTTCTGCCTCTTTCTGATAAAGATTTAAAGGTTGCGGTTATCGGACCTCATGCTCATTCAAAACGTCAGCATTTGGGCTCTTGGTGTCTGGATGGCAAGGCTGAAGATGTGACCTCGATTGCTGAGGGTACAGCTAAGATAGCTCCAAACATCGATCTACTCACTGAGGAATCAAGCTTCAGTGATGAAATGGTTGAGTGTGCGCATAGAGCCGATGTTGTTGTTTTGTGCGTGGGTGAAAGCCACAGACGCACCGGTGAAGCCCGCAATATTGCCGAATTGACTCTACCTCCGGGTCAAGAACAGCTGATTGAGGCGATAGGCCAAACGGGTAAGCCTCTAATCGTGGTTCAGTGTACTGGTCGCCCTGTGCCATCGCCTATGACTGAACGATATGCTGATGCTCTCTTGCAGGCATGGCAATCCGGTACAGAAACGGGTCTCGCTGTTGCTCGTCTGCTGTTTGGTCAGGCAGTGCCTAGTGGCAAGTTGTCTATGACGGTGCCAAGAAGCACCGGCCAGATACCTATGTATTATGGTCGTAAGCAAATCGGTAAAAAGCGAGATTTCTTGGATTACATGCCATATAAAGACAGCCCAGAGTCACCGCTATATCCGTTTGGCTTTGGTTTGAGTTACACCCAGTTTAGCTATCGAAACTTATCGGTTGAGCGCTCTACTTTAGGAACAGAACAGACTCAAACTGTTTCTGTCACAGTCGAGAATACTGGCGGTGTTGCAGCTCTTGAAACTGTGCAGTGTTACATTCGAAGAAAAGCTGCAACCACCACTCGTCCTCTTCGTGAGCTGAAAGCATTCGAAAAAGTGCACCTAGCACCAGGCGAAAGTCGTGTTGTCGAGTTTGAACTGACTCCCAAGCAATTATCATATTATGGTGCGGAGAAGTGCTTTAAAAATGATGAAGGAGATATCGAGGTGTTTGTGGGCTCAAGTAGTGAAGCGAAACATTCAGTTAGTTTCGCTGTAAAAGACTAG
- a CDS encoding carbohydrate ABC transporter permease has product MNSQVRKNTLIYGALIIASLIVIYPFFYMIMNSFKAGPEILHSPNSLPTSISFRGYLEVFETVNLGRVFFNTIFISVSVTVLNTLFSSMVAFAIVKTNLPGREFWLKLILGSMMIPAVLFTIPTYIMMYEWNWINTYRVLIIPGAVSAYNIFLLVQFMKQIDNAYLEAARIDGASEFRIFFKVVLPMLRPALATVGILTFMGAWNDFMGPLLYVRDESLMTLQLALYNFKTEVPSTNLEQLWAMTTMIAFPVVIVFFCLQKNFIKAFTGVGVK; this is encoded by the coding sequence ATGAACAGCCAGGTAAGAAAGAATACCCTGATTTACGGTGCGTTAATAATAGCGAGCCTAATCGTAATCTATCCCTTCTTTTATATGATAATGAACTCATTTAAAGCAGGGCCTGAAATACTGCACTCACCGAATTCTCTACCGACGTCTATCTCATTTAGAGGTTATTTAGAGGTATTTGAAACGGTTAATCTAGGTCGCGTATTTTTTAATACAATATTTATTTCAGTATCTGTAACTGTGTTGAATACTCTATTTTCTTCTATGGTTGCTTTTGCCATAGTTAAAACTAATCTTCCTGGCCGTGAATTTTGGTTGAAGCTGATTTTGGGCTCGATGATGATCCCTGCGGTACTGTTTACTATTCCTACTTATATCATGATGTATGAGTGGAACTGGATTAATACATATCGCGTTCTTATCATTCCGGGTGCAGTAAGTGCGTACAACATCTTCTTGTTGGTTCAATTCATGAAGCAGATTGATAACGCTTACCTTGAAGCTGCGCGCATCGATGGAGCTAGTGAGTTCCGTATCTTCTTCAAAGTAGTACTTCCTATGCTTCGCCCTGCGCTCGCAACGGTGGGTATTCTTACTTTTATGGGGGCATGGAACGACTTTATGGGACCATTGCTATATGTGCGTGATGAGTCTCTGATGACGCTTCAATTAGCACTATACAACTTCAAAACAGAAGTACCTTCAACCAATCTAGAACAGCTTTGGGCTATGACAACCATGATTGCTTTCCCTGTGGTGATTGTCTTCTTCTGTCTTCAGAAAAACTTCATTAAGGCCTTCACTGGCGTAGGGGTGAAATAA
- a CDS encoding LacI family DNA-binding transcriptional regulator: MQVKVTIKDVAKKANVSISTVSYAINGSDRISEETRQRVLTVAKELNYVANSNAKLLKQKKTKCIGLFFNSWFGPIYSELVKGIEHIVHQQGYDLVACSLYGDTNSTAYKYLRDQMVDGAIILTSTFDDEFLKSIASDQLPLVVLDREIAAPNIYTILIDNFGGAFAATKALIASGSKKVHFFGGPQDSYDNQKRLDGYIAALGYYNIGFDSKLLISSDFTENTAYQQMKEILQTGEAPSAIFSANDEMAIGILRAANELGIKVPEQLKIVGFDDIRMAELIMPRLTTVSHQKSEMGQLAAQRLFDALEGKQPEELTMLPTKLITRETL; the protein is encoded by the coding sequence ATGCAAGTGAAGGTGACCATCAAAGACGTGGCAAAAAAGGCCAACGTTTCGATATCAACCGTCTCTTATGCAATCAACGGCAGTGATCGCATCAGTGAAGAAACAAGACAGCGTGTACTAACAGTAGCGAAAGAATTGAATTATGTTGCGAACAGCAACGCTAAGTTACTGAAACAGAAGAAAACCAAATGTATAGGGCTGTTTTTCAACTCTTGGTTTGGTCCAATTTACAGTGAGCTAGTTAAGGGTATTGAACACATTGTTCATCAACAGGGGTACGACTTAGTCGCGTGTAGCCTATACGGTGACACCAACTCCACGGCATACAAGTACCTGCGTGATCAAATGGTGGATGGAGCTATCATCCTTACCAGTACGTTCGATGACGAATTTCTAAAGTCTATTGCTAGTGACCAGCTACCGCTGGTGGTGCTAGACCGTGAGATTGCAGCTCCAAACATTTATACCATTCTGATAGATAACTTTGGCGGGGCGTTCGCAGCAACCAAAGCCCTAATCGCTTCGGGAAGCAAGAAAGTGCATTTTTTTGGTGGTCCACAGGATTCCTACGATAACCAAAAACGCCTTGATGGCTACATCGCAGCTTTAGGATATTACAACATTGGTTTCGATAGTAAATTACTGATTTCTTCAGACTTTACAGAGAACACTGCCTATCAGCAGATGAAAGAAATTCTACAAACAGGTGAAGCACCTAGTGCAATCTTCTCGGCAAACGATGAGATGGCGATAGGTATTTTGCGAGCTGCCAATGAGCTTGGAATCAAGGTTCCAGAGCAGCTTAAGATTGTTGGATTTGATGACATCAGAATGGCTGAGCTTATCATGCCAAGGCTGACAACCGTGTCTCACCAGAAGTCGGAAATGGGTCAATTAGCCGCACAAAGGTTATTTGATGCATTAGAAGGCAAACAACCTGAAGAACTCACTATGCTACCGACCAAGCTGATCACAAGGGAAACCTTGTAA
- a CDS encoding GH36-type glycosyl hydrolase domain-containing protein, whose protein sequence is MLFNAPTHTTKIGNGSLALEFNTNNTLRAIKAGNLMVSQFETPTTQNAISNIFLREHKGTSFEVTPLLFSNANIETFELSGNRIGWKTTTDNWVATVIASVAELTDAYFYQVEVTSRTDMTYDLVYGQDMALADAGAVKTNEAYCCQYLDHQVFDTDNNGFAVCSRQNLPQSSGNPMIQLGSLSKVIAYSTDGYQFFGNQYKVDQVIPALQQPTLCSEKYQYEMGYIALQTEAVSLTAGQGEETVFYGKLEMDCPGSNVKHANSVDAITNALPKGEWEVVRQVELFDHQLFNDNIIVGEPLTKAEITEFFCEPSERRFEENREQELLSFFYGENHYVTLQEKEKHLERATGHVIASGNNQDCQQAIMSSTHHIFGIFNSQLTLGNTSFNKLLGVNRNSLNQFKHTGQRIWVKQESGYVALGMPSAYEVGLNFSRWVYKYQNGFILVTSFSSAEEPVVQLDIETQGLEEALDIQVSHQLVFGNNENESEVKVSRDNDTFVVSGSDELIAKKSQDLSFIITPSSNLAEAELIQDSETGSDQFLMLKGKLTDKASVTFGGTFKDADTRGISLDFAIEKGLYQVNQDALIKQFSIKLSNDEDSSQKLNDMMQWFTHNALVHYSTPHGLEQYSGAAWGTRDVSQGPFEFFMAMQEYNKVEQLLETIYSHQYIETGTWPQWFMFDNYASIQQEEAHGDIVVWPLKALADYINTTSNVDILETQIPFTSIEKEFGFTEETTTLFAHVERQIKHIEDNLVPGTFLSCYGDGDWDDTLQPANQSLRENMVSGWTIPLTLQALQTMITALEGHGEYAAFCSKLTELFGNMHADYQKYLIKDETIAGFIHFARDAAGEVEEIEYLLHPSDSKTGIKHRLLPASRSIIAETFSPEMAQSHMAVIQDKLVYPDGVRLMDKMAEYKAGEQTYFKRAELAANLGREVGLQYCHAHIRFIEALCKLGDAKSVFENLFKIVPMGIQSTVANAAVRQSNAYFSSSDARFNDRYQAYTSMDRVMNGEVEVKGGWRIYSSGPGIYINQIIHSVLGLRFLKQDLILDPVIDRDVGDVCLNFNLFGKPVEITITATQGEHTPKAISVNGTEAPFSLEANRYRTGGARISAEWLKNQLTDGDNKLLIKL, encoded by the coding sequence ATGTTGTTCAACGCACCTACTCATACTACTAAGATTGGCAATGGCTCTTTAGCTCTTGAATTTAATACCAATAATACCCTGCGCGCTATCAAAGCGGGCAACCTGATGGTTTCTCAGTTTGAGACCCCAACTACACAAAACGCAATTTCGAATATCTTTTTACGTGAGCACAAGGGCACTAGCTTTGAAGTGACTCCGCTTCTTTTTTCGAATGCTAACATTGAAACATTTGAGCTTTCGGGCAATCGTATTGGCTGGAAGACAACCACAGACAACTGGGTAGCTACGGTTATCGCATCTGTGGCTGAGCTGACCGATGCATACTTTTATCAAGTGGAAGTAACTAGCCGAACAGACATGACCTATGACCTTGTCTATGGACAAGACATGGCCCTTGCCGATGCCGGCGCTGTTAAGACAAACGAAGCATACTGCTGTCAGTATCTTGATCACCAAGTGTTCGATACTGATAACAATGGTTTTGCAGTTTGTAGCCGTCAAAACCTGCCACAAAGTAGTGGTAACCCTATGATTCAGTTGGGGTCTCTATCTAAAGTCATTGCTTATAGCACTGATGGTTACCAATTCTTTGGAAACCAATATAAGGTTGATCAAGTAATCCCTGCTTTACAACAGCCAACTCTATGTAGCGAAAAGTACCAATATGAGATGGGCTATATTGCGCTACAAACTGAAGCGGTATCGCTAACTGCTGGTCAGGGTGAAGAAACAGTGTTTTATGGCAAGCTAGAAATGGATTGCCCTGGGTCTAATGTAAAGCACGCAAACTCTGTTGATGCCATCACCAACGCTCTTCCAAAAGGGGAATGGGAAGTTGTTCGCCAAGTAGAGCTGTTTGACCATCAGCTATTTAATGACAACATCATCGTTGGTGAGCCACTGACTAAAGCTGAAATCACTGAGTTTTTCTGTGAGCCAAGTGAACGTCGTTTTGAAGAAAACCGTGAGCAAGAATTGCTTTCGTTCTTCTATGGTGAGAACCACTATGTAACGCTTCAAGAAAAAGAGAAACACCTTGAGCGCGCAACTGGCCATGTTATTGCCTCGGGTAACAACCAAGATTGCCAACAAGCGATCATGAGCTCTACTCACCACATCTTTGGTATCTTTAACTCGCAGCTTACCCTAGGTAATACCTCTTTTAACAAGCTTCTTGGTGTTAACCGAAATAGCCTAAATCAGTTTAAACACACAGGTCAGCGCATCTGGGTTAAGCAAGAATCTGGTTATGTGGCTTTAGGTATGCCTTCTGCGTACGAAGTGGGCCTTAACTTCTCTCGTTGGGTTTACAAGTATCAAAACGGCTTCATTCTGGTAACTAGCTTCTCTTCTGCTGAAGAGCCAGTGGTTCAGCTTGATATCGAAACACAAGGTTTGGAAGAGGCGCTAGATATTCAAGTATCTCATCAGCTTGTATTTGGCAACAATGAGAACGAGTCTGAGGTAAAGGTTTCACGCGACAATGATACCTTCGTAGTGTCTGGTAGCGACGAACTGATCGCGAAAAAGAGCCAAGACTTAAGCTTTATTATCACTCCAAGCTCAAATCTAGCGGAAGCTGAGTTGATTCAAGACTCAGAAACCGGCTCAGATCAATTCTTGATGCTGAAAGGTAAGCTTACTGACAAAGCGAGCGTTACATTCGGTGGCACGTTTAAAGATGCCGATACGCGTGGGATCAGCCTAGATTTTGCTATCGAAAAAGGTCTGTATCAGGTTAACCAAGATGCGCTAATCAAGCAGTTCAGCATTAAGCTTTCTAATGATGAAGATAGCAGCCAAAAACTGAACGATATGATGCAGTGGTTCACCCATAACGCATTGGTTCACTACAGCACCCCTCATGGTCTGGAGCAATACTCAGGTGCGGCTTGGGGTACACGTGACGTATCGCAAGGTCCGTTCGAGTTCTTCATGGCAATGCAAGAGTACAACAAGGTTGAGCAACTACTAGAGACCATTTATAGCCATCAGTATATTGAAACAGGTACTTGGCCTCAGTGGTTTATGTTTGACAACTATGCCTCTATTCAACAAGAAGAGGCCCATGGTGATATCGTTGTATGGCCACTAAAAGCGCTAGCTGACTATATCAATACTACTTCTAACGTCGATATCTTAGAGACTCAAATTCCGTTCACAAGTATTGAAAAAGAGTTTGGTTTTACCGAAGAGACAACGACCTTGTTTGCTCACGTTGAGCGTCAAATCAAGCATATCGAAGACAACCTAGTCCCGGGAACTTTCTTATCTTGCTACGGCGATGGTGATTGGGATGACACCCTACAACCTGCTAACCAATCGCTACGTGAAAACATGGTAAGTGGCTGGACGATTCCTCTGACCCTACAAGCATTGCAAACCATGATCACAGCCCTTGAAGGCCACGGTGAATACGCTGCTTTCTGTAGCAAACTGACCGAGCTATTTGGCAATATGCACGCTGATTATCAGAAGTACTTGATCAAAGACGAGACCATTGCTGGCTTTATTCACTTTGCTCGTGATGCTGCAGGTGAAGTAGAAGAGATCGAATATCTTCTGCACCCATCGGATAGTAAAACGGGCATCAAACACCGCTTGCTGCCTGCTAGCCGCTCTATTATTGCTGAGACATTCAGCCCAGAGATGGCTCAGAGCCATATGGCCGTTATCCAAGACAAACTTGTATACCCAGATGGTGTGCGTCTGATGGATAAAATGGCGGAATACAAAGCCGGTGAGCAAACCTACTTTAAGCGAGCTGAGCTTGCGGCAAACCTAGGTCGTGAAGTGGGTCTTCAGTATTGTCACGCACACATCCGCTTTATTGAAGCGCTATGTAAGCTAGGTGATGCGAAGTCTGTGTTTGAGAACCTATTCAAGATAGTCCCTATGGGGATCCAAAGTACGGTTGCAAACGCGGCAGTTCGTCAATCTAACGCTTACTTCTCAAGCTCAGATGCCCGCTTCAATGATAGATATCAGGCTTATACCTCAATGGATAGGGTGATGAATGGTGAAGTGGAAGTGAAGGGGGGATGGCGTATCTACTCCAGCGGCCCTGGCATCTACATCAACCAGATCATCCATAGCGTTCTTGGTCTTCGATTCTTGAAGCAAGATCTAATTCTGGACCCTGTAATCGATCGCGATGTGGGTGATGTATGTCTGAACTTCAATCTGTTTGGGAAGCCAGTGGAGATTACGATCACAGCAACTCAGGGTGAACATACACCTAAGGCTATCTCAGTTAACGGTACAGAGGCGCCATTTAGCCTAGAAGCTAACCGTTATCGAACAGGTGGTGCTCGTATTTCGGCTGAATGGCTGAAAAACCAGCTAACAGATGGCGACAATAAGCTATTGATTAAACTGTAG
- a CDS encoding extracellular solute-binding protein yields MKKWLSGILLLLTSHTASALQLEIMTPVGNYMDFMRQEVLPEFKKRHPNVRVSLTNDENLDTRIAAGDLPDVYAGVFGYQPARYAKMGRLAYFDEFEGYDELVERIDPQFMRQNFGRTYYIPWNATTQLMIYNKELFREAGLNPDQPPRTWDEFLYAAEKISQLPPRADGSPVYGTVFWNEVLSTGSWYWGMLAQMYYNFNDGQYQLLNRFGTTPVFDRPDANMDQFLETIAKAQQFAPMTMEKSFFSRTIGMWPQFGFGWKANFTEAAERPMSIGKDIGVAPLPTRNLGDVSYSTLDGRALMIFKSDDEIEQLGWEFVQLLMEDEMNHKANIALAQLPVLHSLKEHEYYQRDDVKPFVDQLQNSLMSEPFAQVSDVANVVLDEYSKVVLKQSVSGEQAVIDAGDKSRKILRR; encoded by the coding sequence ATGAAAAAATGGTTGAGTGGAATTTTATTGCTTCTAACTAGCCATACAGCTAGCGCCCTACAACTTGAAATAATGACGCCAGTGGGCAACTACATGGACTTTATGCGCCAAGAAGTGTTGCCAGAATTTAAGAAGCGTCACCCAAATGTGCGAGTGAGTCTAACAAATGATGAAAACCTAGACACTCGCATCGCCGCAGGCGACTTACCAGACGTATATGCAGGTGTGTTTGGTTATCAACCGGCACGATATGCCAAGATGGGTCGCCTCGCATACTTCGATGAATTTGAGGGATACGATGAGCTTGTTGAGCGTATCGATCCTCAATTTATGCGACAAAACTTTGGCCGTACCTACTATATCCCTTGGAATGCCACCACACAGCTGATGATCTATAACAAAGAGCTGTTTCGTGAGGCTGGGTTGAATCCAGACCAACCACCAAGAACTTGGGATGAATTCTTATACGCTGCAGAGAAGATCAGTCAGCTTCCACCGCGCGCGGACGGCAGCCCAGTGTATGGAACCGTATTCTGGAATGAAGTGCTGTCAACGGGAAGTTGGTACTGGGGCATGCTTGCTCAGATGTATTACAACTTCAACGATGGCCAATATCAGCTTTTGAATCGCTTTGGTACTACGCCAGTGTTTGACCGCCCTGATGCGAATATGGACCAATTCCTTGAGACCATAGCTAAAGCTCAGCAATTCGCTCCGATGACGATGGAGAAAAGCTTCTTCTCACGCACCATTGGCATGTGGCCTCAGTTTGGCTTTGGTTGGAAAGCCAATTTCACAGAGGCGGCTGAAAGACCTATGTCTATAGGTAAAGATATCGGCGTTGCGCCTCTACCCACACGTAATCTTGGTGATGTTTCATACTCAACCTTAGATGGTCGAGCACTAATGATCTTCAAGAGTGATGACGAGATTGAGCAGTTAGGTTGGGAGTTCGTTCAGCTTCTGATGGAAGATGAAATGAACCACAAAGCCAATATAGCCTTAGCTCAGTTGCCTGTTCTACATAGCCTAAAAGAGCATGAATATTATCAACGCGATGATGTGAAGCCATTTGTGGACCAATTGCAAAACTCGCTAATGAGTGAACCTTTTGCTCAGGTTTCCGATGTAGCAAATGTTGTTCTGGATGAATACTCCAAGGTAGTGCTCAAGCAATCAGTTTCCGGCGAACAGGCGGTTATTGATGCAGGGGATAAGTCTAGAAAAATTCTAAGACGATAA